GGGTTTGCCTCGCATCACCGGCGAGAAATCACGGCCTGGCAGTTTGGGTGAGGCTGGCGTCTTGTTCCCCAGGCCCAGGTATCCAAGGACGCTCGGCAGGAAGTCGTAGTTGCTCACCAGCAGGTCGCTCGTGGCCCCGGCGGGAATGACGCCGGGCTGATGGAAGATCAAGGGGATCTGCATCATCAGTTCATGCGCGCCGATGGGTCGTGTGTGATCGCCCATTCCCCACAGGCCGTTTTGCCCGCCCATCCAGCCCTGGTCGGCGGTATAAACCACGAGAGTGTCCTTTTCCAGGCCCAGCCGTTTCAGGGCCGCCATCACCTGCCCCACACCGTCATCCACACCGCTTACCTCGCTGGCCATGCGGCGGCGGGCGGCATCGGTGTTGTGAAACTTTTTGTTATGGTGCTGCCAGGGGTGCATCGCATCACGAGGGAATGAGGGCAGTTCCTTGTCCGCATAGTAGGCCGCATGGCGGTTACGTGCTTCATTCAGCATCAGGTTCCCCAGCGAATACGGGCCGTTGTAGGCCAGGAACAGGAAGAACGGCCGGTCCTGGTTCGCCTCGATGAACTCAATGCCTCGCCTTGTCCAGAAATCCGTGGTGTAATCCGTCACCTTGGTCACCTGGCCGTTTTCAATGATATCCTGGTCATAAAACTCCCGCGTGCTTCCATCCGGCTTCGTCACCCAAAAATCAAAACCCTCAGACGGCGTCAAATTCGCCCCCAGATGCCACTTGCCGCTCAGGCCGCAGGCATAGCCCTCCTTATGCAAAATCTCTCCCAGGGAGGTGAACTCCTCCAGCGTGTTATACGCCTGGGGTCCCATCATAAACTTGGGATCGAGAAACGAATGTACCCCGTGCTGGGATGGAATGAGCCCGGTCAGAAACGTCGCCCTCGTGGGAGAGCAGACCGGATTGCTGCTCAGCGCCCGGTTAAACTTCAGGCCGCCTGCTGCGAGCGCATCAATGTGCGGCGTGCGGATGTCTTTGTTACCATAGCAGCCCAGCGTCCACGCGCCCTGGTTGTCCGTGAGGATGAAGACCACATTCGTCGGTTTCGCCACCACAGTCGCAGCAGTCATGGCCAGCGCCATCAGTCCGGAGAGCCAGGTTTTTCCCATCATGCCACGATGACATCACAAGCACCCCGGCTTGTCCATCCTGGAAAGACATTCACTGGACACTGAAAACGGAACGCCGATATCTTCCCTCTATGGAAGACCTCGCCGCCCAGATGCAACGCGATCTCGAGGAGATCGGGCGGACGCACATGCCCTTTGGCAAATACGGGCCGCAAAACCATCCGCCTTATGGCGTGCCCATCTATGACATCCCGGCGGAATACCTCGGCTGGTTTGCCAACAAAGCCGGCTTCCCCAAAGGCCGCCTCGGCACCCTGCTGCAGATGATCCACCAGATGAAAGTGGACGGCTCCGACATCGTCTTCGACATCTTCCGCAAACAGCGCGGCGGCCCCACCCGCCTGCGCCCGGAA
This portion of the Prosthecobacter sp. SYSU 5D2 genome encodes:
- a CDS encoding sulfatase-like hydrolase/transferase, encoding MMGKTWLSGLMALAMTAATVVAKPTNVVFILTDNQGAWTLGCYGNKDIRTPHIDALAAGGLKFNRALSSNPVCSPTRATFLTGLIPSQHGVHSFLDPKFMMGPQAYNTLEEFTSLGEILHKEGYACGLSGKWHLGANLTPSEGFDFWVTKPDGSTREFYDQDIIENGQVTKVTDYTTDFWTRRGIEFIEANQDRPFFLFLAYNGPYSLGNLMLNEARNRHAAYYADKELPSFPRDAMHPWQHHNKKFHNTDAARRRMASEVSGVDDGVGQVMAALKRLGLEKDTLVVYTADQGWMGGQNGLWGMGDHTRPIGAHELMMQIPLIFHQPGVIPAGATSDLLVSNYDFLPSVLGYLGLGNKTPASPKLPGRDFSPVMRGKPLADWDNTVFYEMETCRAIRSQRWKYVSRFPEGPYELYDMEADPQERFNLYGQPGMEEITQDMATQLDRFFATHADPKYDVWKGGGSKTKRVAE
- a CDS encoding DUF3820 family protein, encoding MEDLAAQMQRDLEEIGRTHMPFGKYGPQNHPPYGVPIYDIPAEYLGWFANKAGFPKGRLGTLLQMIHQMKVDGSDIVFDIFRKQRGGPTRLRPERKKRFDFPEQG